A portion of the Thalassotalea sp. LPB0316 genome contains these proteins:
- a CDS encoding two-component regulator propeller domain-containing protein — protein sequence MYRLSYLVTLFLVLLSVLAKTSAQEVKHFKNFGVDNPMSYSFVRAIAQDQYGFIWFGSSEGLDRFDGHQTVSFYHDKNDPHSLSSNVISRLLIDQQDRMWVGTFGGGLNLYRPSSNDFIHFSAKQKQQALSNDTVNALFEDTNGNIWVGTANGLNVITYVDEQWQVKQIRQQLGNPNSLTHNTIHAITQTFENEIWVGTNGGGISVFDLNGNFVKAVKYGDSNKSQYLNKFVSALYADNQGQVWIGTEDKGLLRYSVSTDKFDHYQYSENEQSQLTSNTINHIYQDTNSNIWIATDNGLSIYQHREQRFSHHRHSPQNPYSLSNDYILTFFEDNNKMMWVGTFTGVNRWDPNIATFSQFSSHTNPVMSNNNITSFAQLDQNTLLFSTYAGGIYQMSIYDQRIEKLDFNGYFDALRVMSLFVDGNTLWVGSRASGLHAVDLPSGKITSYQHDAKDPQSLSANSVTDIIKDANGSIWVSTFHFGLNRLNNDGRFTRYTKNETTPELGPSSNHILQLLEDDQGFIWAATFGGGLSRFSPTTQQFLHLRHDDAKPNSLSDDFTWIMLLDDEGKLWVGTQTTGLNILTKQRRLNNDFSFDQLDSSDGMKSMTIYGILQDLNRDIWFTTSKGISRYSQQHKSFKHFGLNHGLVDLEFTHGSAFKSANNILFFGSGKGFNSIEPENVDSFVTPPEVRLTNILKLNEAMTLEVPIAELESLVLDYTDQLVSFEYVGLNYASPESTRYRYRLKGFDEAWIDAGKSRRATYTNLPAGNYQLEIIASVNESAWSTPGLSLAIQVLPAPWHTWWAYLLYAVIVAIVLLSYSRFLNRKLLIEQEQKAYLKQQVQEKTQEFMSKNVELEQANQLLEEAATTDKVTGVKSRRYLDIYIEQATQLMSQIHENLLPVQRHLLPRLYLLMVKVSGESVSNSQLVNLSDFLLYSRNNDDLVIRWSEDAFVIIGFEKENNARELAERLTTRCEQAIGKNLKADVAFSFYPFNFEQPMALSWDHVSAMTEHALVLSQKENGAWLGLYSPKVQPFNYLDVIQQPSIAELANVVNLKQG from the coding sequence ATGTATCGCTTATCTTATCTTGTTACTTTATTTTTGGTTTTGCTATCTGTATTAGCAAAAACGAGTGCGCAAGAAGTTAAGCATTTTAAAAATTTCGGCGTCGATAATCCGATGTCTTACAGCTTTGTCAGAGCGATAGCACAAGACCAATATGGCTTCATTTGGTTTGGCTCGTCGGAAGGCCTAGATCGCTTTGACGGTCATCAAACCGTCAGCTTTTATCACGACAAAAACGACCCTCATTCACTCAGTTCGAATGTCATTAGTCGACTGTTAATCGATCAACAAGATCGAATGTGGGTGGGTACCTTTGGCGGTGGCTTAAATTTATACCGCCCCTCAAGTAATGATTTTATTCACTTCTCTGCGAAACAAAAGCAACAAGCCCTGAGTAATGATACCGTCAATGCGCTGTTTGAAGATACCAATGGCAATATTTGGGTGGGAACGGCAAACGGCTTAAACGTGATAACTTATGTCGATGAACAGTGGCAAGTAAAGCAAATACGCCAACAATTAGGTAACCCCAACAGCTTAACTCACAATACCATTCATGCCATCACCCAAACCTTTGAAAATGAAATTTGGGTTGGTACCAATGGTGGCGGTATCTCTGTATTTGATTTAAATGGCAATTTTGTTAAAGCGGTTAAATATGGCGACAGCAACAAAAGCCAATACCTCAATAAATTTGTCAGTGCACTTTATGCCGACAATCAAGGACAAGTATGGATAGGTACTGAAGACAAAGGCTTATTGCGTTACAGCGTGAGTACCGACAAATTCGACCATTATCAGTACAGTGAAAACGAGCAAAGCCAGTTAACGAGTAATACGATTAATCATATTTATCAAGATACTAACAGCAATATTTGGATAGCAACCGATAATGGCTTGTCGATATATCAGCATCGCGAGCAACGTTTTAGCCATCACCGCCACTCACCGCAAAACCCCTATAGTTTGAGTAATGATTACATATTAACGTTTTTTGAAGATAACAATAAAATGATGTGGGTGGGTACGTTTACAGGGGTTAATCGCTGGGACCCAAATATCGCAACCTTTAGTCAGTTTTCCTCTCATACTAATCCTGTTATGAGCAATAACAACATCACCAGTTTTGCCCAACTCGACCAAAATACGTTGCTCTTTAGTACCTATGCTGGTGGTATTTATCAAATGTCGATTTATGATCAGCGCATCGAAAAACTCGACTTTAATGGCTACTTTGACGCCTTGCGGGTGATGAGCTTATTTGTTGATGGCAATACCTTGTGGGTTGGCAGCCGTGCATCGGGTTTACACGCCGTTGATTTACCTTCTGGTAAAATAACGAGTTATCAGCACGATGCTAAAGATCCTCAGTCACTCTCGGCAAACAGCGTAACTGACATTATCAAAGATGCTAATGGCAGTATTTGGGTATCGACCTTTCATTTTGGCTTAAACAGGCTCAATAACGACGGTCGATTTACTCGCTATACGAAAAATGAAACAACGCCAGAGCTTGGGCCGTCAAGCAATCATATTTTACAGTTACTTGAAGATGATCAAGGCTTTATCTGGGCGGCAACCTTTGGTGGCGGGTTAAGTCGATTCTCGCCAACGACCCAACAGTTTCTTCATCTTCGCCATGACGACGCTAAGCCCAACAGTTTATCTGATGACTTTACGTGGATTATGCTGCTCGACGACGAAGGTAAATTGTGGGTCGGTACACAAACCACAGGTTTAAATATTTTAACTAAGCAGCGCCGTTTAAATAACGACTTTTCATTTGACCAACTCGACTCAAGCGATGGTATGAAAAGCATGACGATTTACGGTATTTTGCAAGATTTAAATCGCGATATTTGGTTTACTACCAGCAAGGGCATTTCGCGGTATTCACAACAACATAAAAGCTTCAAACACTTCGGTTTAAATCACGGCTTGGTCGACTTAGAGTTTACCCATGGCTCGGCATTTAAAAGTGCGAATAACATTTTGTTTTTTGGCTCGGGCAAAGGGTTTAATAGTATCGAGCCTGAAAATGTCGATTCTTTTGTCACCCCGCCAGAGGTCAGGTTGACCAATATTTTAAAGTTAAATGAAGCGATGACGCTTGAGGTACCAATAGCTGAGCTCGAATCACTGGTTTTGGATTACACCGATCAACTGGTTTCATTCGAATATGTTGGTCTGAATTACGCATCACCCGAGTCAACACGCTATCGCTACCGACTCAAAGGGTTTGATGAAGCATGGATTGATGCTGGTAAGTCGAGAAGGGCAACTTACACCAATTTACCCGCAGGTAATTATCAACTCGAAATTATTGCTAGTGTCAATGAAAGCGCTTGGAGCACCCCAGGGCTATCACTTGCCATTCAAGTTTTACCGGCACCTTGGCATACTTGGTGGGCTTACTTGTTGTATGCCGTGATCGTTGCGATAGTTTTATTGTCGTATTCGAGATTTTTAAATCGCAAATTACTCATTGAACAAGAACAAAAAGCGTACTTAAAGCAACAGGTACAAGAAAAAACCCAAGAGTTTATGTCGAAAAATGTTGAGTTGGAGCAAGCCAATCAGTTACTTGAGGAAGCAGCGACAACCGATAAAGTCACTGGGGTAAAAAGCCGTCGCTACCTCGATATTTACATTGAGCAAGCGACCCAGTTAATGTCGCAAATACACGAAAACTTATTACCCGTTCAGCGTCACCTCTTACCCCGTTTATACTTGTTAATGGTCAAAGTGTCTGGCGAGTCTGTATCGAATAGCCAATTGGTTAATTTGTCTGATTTCTTGCTCTATAGCCGCAATAATGACGATCTAGTGATTCGTTGGTCTGAAGATGCCTTTGTCATTATCGGGTTTGAAAAAGAAAACAACGCCCGTGAACTTGCTGAGCGATTAACAACACGGTGTGAGCAAGCCATTGGTAAAAACCTCAAGGCGGATGTTGCATTTTCCTTTTATCCGTTTAATTTCGAGCAGCCGATGGCGTTAAGTTGGGATCATGTAAGTGCGATGACTGAGCACGCGTTGGTGTTATCGCAAAAAGAAAACGGTGCCTGGCTTGGCCTATATAGCCCTAAAGTACAGCCATTTAATTATTTAGATGTGATCCAACAGCCGTCGATTGCCGAGCTAGCTAACGTTGTAAACCTCAAACAAGGTTAG